Proteins from a genomic interval of Abditibacteriota bacterium:
- the tgt gene encoding tRNA guanosine(34) transglycosylase Tgt: MKFELLQTDSGARLGRLTLNHSVAETPVFMPIGTCASVKAMSQEELREMDFRIILGNTYHLYLRPGTDVLEAAGGIHPFMSWDRSVLTDSGGFQVFSLAEIRRITEEGVMFRSYVDGSWHRFTPENVMDIQRRIGSDIVMSFDECIPYPSTYGYALSSTLRTHRWAQRSRAAHDPSQAFFGIVQGSTYPDLREYSAKFMTDLDTDGIAIGGVSVGEGPELMMKALDWSMPHIAEDKPRYLMGVGTPEDVIEAVMRGVDMFDCVLPTRLGRNGSMYTSRGRINIRNNRFVKDFGPIDPECGCPVCRRYSAAYIRHLCKCEEILAARLATYHNIYFYGRLMQRIREAIRRGRFLAFREEFYAKYRAGKERDL, encoded by the coding sequence ATGAAGTTTGAATTGCTGCAGACGGACTCCGGCGCCAGGCTCGGCAGGCTGACGCTGAACCACTCCGTGGCGGAGACTCCCGTCTTCATGCCCATAGGCACCTGCGCCTCCGTGAAGGCCATGAGCCAGGAGGAGCTGCGGGAGATGGATTTCCGCATCATCCTGGGCAACACCTACCACCTGTATCTGCGCCCCGGCACCGACGTGCTGGAGGCGGCGGGAGGCATACACCCCTTTATGAGCTGGGACCGGAGCGTGCTGACCGACAGCGGCGGCTTTCAGGTGTTCAGCCTGGCGGAGATACGGAGGATCACCGAGGAGGGGGTCATGTTCCGCTCCTACGTGGACGGCTCCTGGCACCGGTTCACTCCGGAGAACGTCATGGACATCCAGCGCAGGATAGGCTCGGACATAGTCATGTCCTTTGACGAATGCATACCCTATCCCTCCACCTACGGCTACGCCCTGTCCTCCACCCTGCGGACCCACCGATGGGCCCAGCGGTCCAGGGCGGCCCATGACCCTTCCCAGGCCTTTTTCGGCATAGTCCAGGGCTCCACGTATCCCGACCTGCGGGAATACAGCGCCAAATTCATGACCGACCTGGACACGGACGGCATAGCCATAGGCGGCGTGTCGGTGGGCGAAGGCCCGGAGCTGATGATGAAGGCTCTGGACTGGAGCATGCCCCACATCGCCGAAGACAAGCCCCGTTATCTCATGGGCGTAGGCACTCCCGAGGACGTCATAGAGGCCGTCATGAGGGGCGTGGATATGTTTGACTGCGTGCTGCCCACCCGTCTGGGACGCAACGGCAGCATGTACACCTCCCGGGGCAGGATCAACATACGCAACAACCGGTTCGTCAAGGATTTCGGCCCCATAGACCCCGAGTGCGGCTGCCCCGTGTGCCGCCGCTATTCCGCCGCCTACATCAGGCACCTGTGCAAATGCGAGGAGATACTGGCGGCCCGGCTGGCCACCTATCACAACATCTATTTTTACGGCAGGCTCATGCAGCGGATCAGGGAGGCCATCCGCCGGGGCAGGTTTCTCGCCTTCAGAGAAGAGTTTTACGCCAAATACCGGGCGGGAAAGGAGCGGGACCTGTGA
- a CDS encoding MFS transporter, protein MTQNELGYTPEEYRKFCRHGLGYLILFSMLYMSLYCCRLNLPNAAPAFLERGFTKPDIGIFTSALFWAYAIGQIFNGRLAETFGATRFVVVSVALSIVANLFFGLQSSLIVMTIIWGVNGYVQSMAWVPGISNIARWFPGKRRGFAMGFADAFSGLGQGAATLSVAAALSLLPSLGWKAAFFLPPVFPAVMLLIFVLFARDCPAAVGLKDYAEPNPDTAAAETEMKRLIAEKGFFYPYRHVLSDRTFLLWLLICFLIGMVRYGLTIWIPLYFVERFDIDITKGLLQSLALPLGMGLGALTVPTLTDRLCPGNRLPAVMVSAVAGAVVIESFVLITPDSAFMLVLAELLLFLAGFCVYSACGTIWAFAADMGGRVFGGTCSGVLNFGAYMGAAVQSIVYGFLLDQKGWPWVFMTIAGFCAAISLLAFLHTLTNKLIKKDAEKGA, encoded by the coding sequence GTGACGCAAAACGAGCTGGGCTATACGCCCGAAGAATACCGGAAGTTCTGCCGCCACGGCCTGGGCTACCTCATCCTGTTCAGCATGCTGTATATGTCCCTGTATTGCTGCCGGCTGAATCTGCCCAATGCCGCCCCGGCTTTTCTGGAGCGGGGCTTCACCAAGCCTGACATAGGCATATTTACCTCCGCCCTGTTCTGGGCCTATGCCATAGGTCAGATATTCAACGGCCGCCTGGCCGAGACCTTCGGCGCCACCCGGTTCGTGGTGGTGTCGGTGGCTCTCTCCATCGTGGCCAATCTGTTTTTCGGCCTCCAGTCTTCCCTCATAGTCATGACCATCATCTGGGGAGTGAACGGCTACGTGCAGTCCATGGCCTGGGTGCCCGGCATCAGCAACATAGCCCGGTGGTTCCCCGGCAAGCGCCGGGGCTTTGCCATGGGCTTTGCCGACGCCTTTTCCGGGCTGGGCCAGGGAGCGGCCACCCTGTCGGTGGCGGCAGCCCTGTCGCTGCTGCCCTCCCTGGGCTGGAAGGCGGCCTTTTTCCTGCCGCCGGTGTTCCCGGCGGTCATGCTGCTCATATTCGTCCTGTTTGCCAGGGACTGCCCCGCCGCCGTGGGGCTGAAGGACTACGCCGAGCCAAACCCGGACACAGCCGCCGCCGAGACGGAGATGAAGCGGCTCATAGCCGAAAAGGGCTTTTTCTACCCCTACAGGCACGTGCTGTCGGACCGCACCTTTTTGCTGTGGCTCCTGATATGCTTTCTCATAGGCATGGTCCGATACGGCCTGACCATCTGGATACCCCTCTATTTTGTAGAGCGCTTTGACATAGACATCACCAAGGGCCTGCTGCAGTCCCTGGCCCTGCCTCTCGGCATGGGTCTGGGAGCCCTGACCGTGCCCACCCTGACGGACAGGCTGTGCCCCGGCAACAGGCTGCCCGCCGTGATGGTCAGCGCCGTGGCCGGCGCCGTCGTCATCGAATCCTTTGTGCTCATCACCCCCGACAGCGCCTTTATGCTGGTCCTCGCCGAGCTCCTGCTGTTTTTGGCAGGCTTTTGCGTCTATTCCGCCTGCGGCACCATCTGGGCCTTTGCCGCCGACATGGGCGGCCGGGTCTTCGGAGGCACCTGCTCGGGCGTCCTCAACTTCGGAGCCTATATGGGCGCCGCCGTCCAGAGCATAGTGTACGGCTTTTTGCTGGACCAAAAGGGCTGGCCCTGGGTGTTCATGACCATAGCCGGCTTTTGCGCCGCCATCTCCCTGCTGGCCTTCCTGCACACCCTCACAAACAAACTCATAAAAAAAGACGCCGAAAAAGGCGCCTGA